From a single Streptomyces sp. NBC_01276 genomic region:
- a CDS encoding acyl-CoA dehydrogenase family protein — translation MRSLTTARGICEQFHAGLLDALEDLPLSTREGEDSPVLELYRKHGGPGLLVPAAYGGAAAGPLEAVRVQRALAAASPSLGVATVMHHFTVAMLFRLAEATGRLTPAQLKLLSAVAPDGLLLASGWAEGRTDQNILAPSVVAERLPGGGYRVNGSKKPCSLSGSMDVLTASVQVTHDDGRSGLALMLIPASSPGIGTRPFWATPVLAASQSHEVRLTDVVVPEDLVIHSTPEDADRLDDLQTAGFTWFELLATSSYVGAASALVAQVLAGKRGTPAERAQLAVRLDAAVSLVEGAARSLEDGTEGDEAVAAVLTARYATQDLLAQTVDQAVEMLGGMAYIRSGDVAYLASAVRALAFHPPSRASVAAELAEYFAGGPLRLS, via the coding sequence ATGCGTTCCCTGACGACAGCGCGCGGGATCTGCGAGCAATTCCACGCAGGTCTTCTCGACGCACTCGAAGACCTGCCGCTCAGCACCCGGGAGGGCGAGGACAGCCCGGTCCTGGAGCTGTACCGCAAGCACGGCGGCCCCGGGCTGCTGGTGCCGGCCGCGTACGGCGGCGCGGCGGCCGGCCCGCTGGAGGCGGTCCGGGTGCAGCGGGCGCTCGCCGCCGCCTCGCCCTCCCTGGGCGTGGCCACGGTGATGCACCACTTCACCGTCGCGATGCTGTTCCGGCTGGCGGAGGCCACCGGCCGGCTCACCCCGGCCCAGCTGAAGCTGTTGTCGGCGGTGGCCCCGGACGGGCTGCTGCTGGCCTCCGGCTGGGCGGAGGGGCGTACCGACCAGAACATCCTGGCCCCGTCGGTCGTCGCCGAGCGGCTCCCCGGGGGTGGCTACCGGGTCAACGGCTCCAAGAAGCCGTGCAGCCTGTCCGGTTCGATGGACGTGCTGACGGCGAGCGTCCAGGTGACGCACGACGACGGACGGTCCGGGCTGGCCCTGATGCTGATCCCGGCCTCCTCTCCCGGCATCGGGACCCGGCCCTTCTGGGCCACCCCGGTGCTCGCCGCCTCGCAGAGCCACGAGGTGCGGCTGACCGACGTGGTGGTCCCCGAGGACCTGGTCATCCACAGCACCCCCGAGGACGCCGACCGGCTCGACGACCTCCAGACGGCCGGGTTCACCTGGTTCGAGCTGCTGGCCACCTCCTCCTACGTGGGTGCCGCGTCCGCGCTGGTCGCCCAGGTGCTGGCCGGGAAGCGCGGGACGCCCGCGGAGCGCGCGCAGCTGGCCGTACGGCTGGACGCGGCGGTCTCCCTGGTGGAGGGCGCGGCCCGCTCCCTGGAGGACGGCACCGAGGGCGACGAGGCGGTGGCCGCGGTGCTCACCGCGCGCTACGCGACGCAGGACCTGCTCGCCCAGACCGTCGACCAGGCGGTGGAGATGCTCGGCGGGATGGCCTACATCCGCTCCGGCGACGTGGCCTACCTCGCCTCCGCCGTCCGCGCCCTGGCCTTCCACCCGCCGTCGCGCGCGAGCGTCGCCGCGGAACTGGCCGAGTACTTCGCCGGCGGCCCGCTGCGGCTGTCCTGA